The Chitinophagales bacterium genome has a segment encoding these proteins:
- a CDS encoding IS1634 family transposase gives MSFLRIEKKSSGTYLRILESYRNDEGKSKHKILHTLGKVEDYKPAQLRAIGIQLFELGGGEVKALLTGDLLELGRYNYGYQYLYQKVLQHYGLQDVFRRISSKNKLQFNFSDAVLLMLLERLQDPCSKHQNYLHQSEYLNLPTVSLHHLYRTLDKLADNQSLIQQQIFQTGRDLFNQKLDVVFYDVTTLYFESEVEQQGKLRQKGFSKDGKIGNTQILFCMLIDTDKNPIGYQIFEGNTYEGHTFEKALIDLKKQYQIEKIIMVADRGMLSKHNIEITKNNGYEFILGERIKSLPKTLQTELTDLASFTKQWIYHDTTGEAIVITYKTVEHDGKTIIVTHSQKRAKKDKQDREDKEATAKILLKNTALITKKASRFYIQQNPKGSYELNEQKLINDAKYDGILAISTNNKTLTATQVLEQYKQLYKIEHTFRTFKAHLEIRPMFHWTDKRIKGHICLCYIAYTLLNYTLQRTNKSGLKLTENTLRTTLNKMQVSLLQHNKEQIYVRSRPTENEIALQRAIEDRCKAVIKNNIE, from the coding sequence ATGTCATTTTTGCGGATAGAGAAAAAATCATCAGGCACGTATTTGCGTATCTTAGAAAGCTATCGAAATGATGAGGGCAAATCAAAGCACAAAATATTACACACACTTGGCAAAGTAGAAGATTATAAACCAGCCCAATTGCGAGCCATCGGTATCCAATTATTTGAGTTAGGTGGTGGCGAAGTAAAGGCATTGCTAACTGGCGATTTGTTAGAATTAGGCAGATACAATTATGGCTATCAATACCTCTACCAAAAAGTATTACAGCATTATGGTTTGCAAGATGTGTTTCGCAGAATATCCTCAAAAAACAAACTACAATTTAATTTTTCAGATGCTGTTTTGTTGATGCTTTTAGAGCGATTACAAGATCCGTGTAGCAAACATCAAAATTATCTACATCAGTCGGAATATCTTAATTTGCCTACTGTTTCGCTACATCACTTGTATCGAACTTTAGATAAATTAGCCGACAATCAATCGCTCATTCAACAACAAATTTTTCAAACAGGCAGAGATTTATTTAATCAAAAATTGGATGTTGTATTTTATGATGTAACCACTTTGTATTTTGAAAGTGAAGTAGAACAACAAGGCAAACTTAGGCAAAAAGGATTTAGTAAAGATGGCAAAATAGGAAACACACAAATCTTGTTTTGTATGCTCATAGATACTGATAAAAATCCGATTGGTTATCAAATTTTTGAAGGCAATACCTACGAAGGACATACTTTTGAAAAAGCATTAATCGATTTAAAAAAACAATATCAAATAGAAAAAATAATTATGGTAGCAGATAGAGGTATGTTATCGAAACATAACATCGAAATTACCAAAAACAATGGCTACGAATTTATACTTGGCGAACGCATCAAAAGTTTACCTAAAACATTACAAACCGAGCTTACCGATTTAGCTTCTTTTACCAAACAATGGATATACCATGATACAACTGGCGAAGCCATTGTAATTACATATAAAACCGTAGAACACGATGGTAAAACAATCATCGTAACACACAGCCAAAAACGAGCAAAAAAAGACAAACAAGATAGAGAAGACAAAGAAGCTACAGCTAAAATACTATTAAAAAATACAGCTCTAATTACCAAAAAAGCAAGTAGGTTTTATATACAACAAAACCCAAAAGGCAGCTATGAACTGAATGAACAAAAACTAATAAACGATGCAAAGTACGATGGCATTTTGGCTATTAGCACCAACAACAAAACCCTTACAGCAACACAAGTATTAGAACAATACAAACAACTTTATAAAATAGAACACACCTTTAGAACCTTTAAAGCACACTTAGAAATAAGACCCATGTTTCATTGGACAGACAAACGAATTAAAGGACATATTTGTTTATGCTATATCGCTTATACACTATTAAACTACACACTACAAAGAACCAATAAAAGCGGACTAAAACTCACAGAGAATACGCTAAGAACTACGCTAAATAAAATGCAAGTAAGCTTGTTACAACACAATAAAGAGCAAATCTATGTGCGTTCAAGACCAACAGAAAACGAAATTGCACTTCAAAGAGCAATAGAAGACCGTTGCAAGGCAGTGATAAAAAATAATATAGAATAA
- a CDS encoding ABC transporter permease yields MSTANIESPLKKTWKRLKRNKPAMFSLLIIIIAIFLAIFAPFIAPDKTPDADDQVLELANQSPGFKIQMLLVRKNAPAAKTNFFKQLANGKPNNYKMVPITAYKMTDTALVAKVYAGEERSPEEKIFDLPDIVYELSNNANIKQVGNNEMSFNTASGSKTESIATLQNTIKNKQIISKKYILGTDNYGRDILSRLLFGVRVSLSVGLIAVLISMTIGIFMGAVAGYFRGWVDEVIMWLINVVWSIPTILLAMAIRFAIGDKINSFLAIFIAVGLSMWVSVARVVRGQVLGVREMEYVSAAKSLGYSTFSIIFKHILPNIIGPILVIAASDFAAAILIEAGLSFVGIGIKPPTPSWGTMLNENYHYLTSNKAFLALAPGFCIMTLVLAFNLLGNGLRDAFDVKGQTNS; encoded by the coding sequence ATGAGTACAGCAAATATTGAATCTCCATTAAAAAAAACTTGGAAGCGACTTAAACGCAATAAGCCAGCAATGTTTAGTTTGCTAATAATTATTATAGCTATTTTTCTAGCTATTTTTGCACCATTCATTGCACCAGATAAAACACCAGATGCAGACGACCAAGTCTTAGAGTTAGCAAATCAGTCGCCAGGATTTAAAATACAAATGTTGTTGGTACGAAAAAATGCACCAGCAGCTAAAACCAACTTCTTTAAACAATTAGCCAACGGTAAGCCAAACAATTATAAAATGGTACCTATTACAGCGTACAAAATGACAGATACTGCTTTGGTAGCAAAAGTTTATGCTGGAGAGGAGAGAAGTCCAGAAGAAAAAATATTCGATTTACCAGATATTGTTTATGAACTAAGCAACAATGCAAATATCAAACAAGTAGGCAATAATGAGATGTCATTTAACACTGCTAGTGGAAGTAAAACAGAAAGCATAGCAACACTACAAAATACAATAAAAAACAAACAAATAATTAGTAAAAAATATATTTTAGGAACAGATAATTATGGAAGAGATATTTTAAGTAGATTATTATTTGGAGTAAGAGTATCACTTTCCGTAGGATTAATTGCAGTGCTAATATCTATGACAATAGGAATTTTTATGGGTGCAGTTGCAGGATATTTTAGAGGTTGGGTAGACGAAGTCATCATGTGGTTAATTAATGTAGTATGGTCAATACCAACTATACTTTTAGCAATGGCAATTCGTTTTGCAATAGGCGATAAAATCAATTCGTTCTTAGCTATCTTCATTGCAGTAGGTTTATCTATGTGGGTAAGTGTAGCAAGAGTAGTTCGTGGTCAAGTACTTGGCGTTAGAGAAATGGAATATGTAAGTGCTGCTAAAAGCTTAGGATATAGCACCTTTAGCATTATTTTCAAACATATTTTACCTAATATAATTGGACCAATTTTGGTTATTGCAGCGTCCGATTTTGCAGCAGCAATACTTATAGAAGCAGGTTTAAGTTTTGTAGGCATTGGTATAAAACCACCAACACCATCTTGGGGAACAATGCTCAATGAAAACTATCATTACCTAACTTCTAATAAAGCATTTTTAGCACTAGCACCAGGTTTTTGTATTATGACACTAGTGTTGGCTTTCAATTTATTAGGCAACGGCTTAAGAGATGCTTTCGATGTTAAAGGACAAACCAATTCTTAA
- a CDS encoding IS5 family transposase, with protein sequence MKINKPLTLADSICDTRVKKVKQVFFTQINQLIDWQQISTEIDKYYTKGTSATGKPSYDGLLLFKICLLQTWYGLSDYEVEDRINDSLSFSSFLELTIDQTSPDHSTISRFRTAMTGAGAYDELLKSINKQLEQHQILVKTGAIVDASIVETPLKPKGKSNYELEAQQQQQEQSQEVPTKTVEKKYSTSVDIEAAWIKRGKQLKYGYKKHYVTDNEGLVLGVLTTKASVNEISNLETVLKTADLPKDIAVKADKGYQSEKNNELLKTLGLKNNILKKATKNKALTQAQTDYNKLISKTRYKIERTFGSIKRWFNGGIARYRGIAKMHTQNIMEAIAYNLYRSPGILMSKA encoded by the coding sequence ATGAAAATAAATAAGCCACTCACATTAGCAGACAGTATATGCGATACACGCGTAAAGAAAGTTAAACAAGTTTTCTTTACACAAATTAACCAGTTAATAGATTGGCAACAAATTAGTACAGAAATAGATAAGTATTACACCAAAGGCACAAGTGCAACAGGCAAGCCAAGTTATGATGGATTGTTATTATTCAAAATCTGTTTACTACAAACATGGTACGGACTAAGTGATTACGAAGTAGAAGACAGAATAAATGACAGCCTCTCCTTTAGTTCTTTCTTAGAATTAACCATAGACCAAACCTCACCAGACCATAGTACCATAAGCAGATTTAGAACAGCAATGACAGGAGCAGGAGCATATGATGAATTATTAAAAAGCATAAACAAACAATTAGAACAACATCAAATACTAGTAAAGACAGGAGCTATAGTAGATGCCAGTATAGTAGAAACACCATTAAAACCCAAAGGAAAAAGTAATTATGAGCTTGAAGCACAACAACAACAACAAGAGCAATCACAAGAAGTACCAACAAAGACGGTAGAAAAAAAATACAGTACAAGTGTAGACATAGAAGCAGCATGGATAAAGAGAGGCAAACAACTAAAATATGGCTATAAGAAACACTATGTAACAGACAACGAAGGATTAGTATTAGGCGTATTAACCACCAAAGCAAGTGTAAATGAAATTAGTAATCTAGAAACGGTATTAAAAACAGCAGACTTACCAAAAGACATAGCAGTAAAAGCAGACAAAGGTTATCAATCAGAGAAGAATAATGAATTGTTAAAGACATTAGGATTAAAAAATAACATATTAAAAAAAGCAACTAAAAATAAAGCATTAACACAAGCCCAAACAGATTATAACAAACTAATAAGCAAAACCAGATATAAAATAGAACGCACTTTTGGCAGTATAAAAAGATGGTTTAACGGCGGTATAGCAAGATACAGAGGCATAGCCAAGATGCACACACAAAACATAATGGAAGCCATAGCATATAATTTATACAGAAGTCCAGGGATACTTATGTCCAAAGCATAA
- the pheS gene encoding phenylalanine--tRNA ligase subunit alpha: MDIFEQVQALHQEVENTIIESAEALEQFRIKFLGSKNVLKDIFGQIKVVPNERKKEFGQLVNAVKDAASEKYNTLKDTIASNETVNTKSQLDLSLNGTPLPLGARHPIQLVKNQIVEIFARIGYSVAVDREIEDDWHNFTALNMPEDHPARDMQDTFYISLDPAILLRTHTSSVQIRTMEQQKPPIRIIAPGRVFRNETISARAHCFFHQVEGLYIDKNVSFADLLQSLDYFVKEMFGQNTQIRLRPSYFPFTEPSAEVDVSCFICNSKGCNVCKYTGWVEILGCGMVDPAVLENCNIDANEYSGFAFGMGIERITMLKYQINDLRLFSENDIRFLNQFKAAH, from the coding sequence ATGGATATCTTTGAACAAGTTCAAGCATTGCATCAAGAAGTAGAAAATACTATAATAGAATCGGCTGAAGCATTAGAACAATTTAGAATTAAATTTCTAGGAAGCAAAAATGTACTAAAAGATATTTTTGGTCAAATTAAAGTTGTTCCAAATGAAAGAAAAAAAGAATTTGGTCAGTTGGTAAATGCAGTGAAAGACGCAGCCAGCGAAAAATACAATACATTAAAAGATACGATAGCTAGTAATGAAACAGTTAATACTAAATCACAATTAGATTTATCTTTAAATGGAACACCATTGCCATTAGGTGCAAGACATCCAATACAATTAGTAAAAAATCAAATTGTAGAAATTTTTGCTAGAATTGGTTATTCTGTAGCAGTTGACCGAGAAATTGAAGACGATTGGCATAATTTTACAGCACTCAATATGCCAGAAGATCATCCAGCAAGAGATATGCAAGATACCTTCTACATTTCTTTAGATCCAGCTATTTTGCTAAGAACGCATACTTCTTCGGTACAAATTAGAACCATGGAACAGCAAAAACCACCAATTAGAATTATTGCACCAGGAAGAGTATTTAGAAATGAAACCATTTCTGCTAGAGCTCATTGTTTTTTTCATCAAGTAGAAGGATTATATATTGATAAAAATGTTTCTTTTGCCGACTTACTACAAAGCTTAGATTATTTTGTAAAAGAAATGTTTGGTCAAAATACACAAATTAGATTGCGACCGTCTTATTTTCCATTTACTGAACCATCTGCAGAAGTAGATGTATCTTGTTTTATTTGTAATAGTAAAGGTTGCAATGTTTGTAAATATACAGGTTGGGTAGAAATTTTAGGTTGTGGTATGGTAGATCCTGCCGTTTTAGAAAATTGTAATATCGATGCTAACGAATACAGTGGCTTTGCATTTGGTATGGGTATAGAAAGAATTACCATGTTGAAATATCAAATTAATGATTTAAGATTATTCTCAGAAAATGATATTCGATTTCTAAATCAATTTAAAGCAGCACACTAA
- a CDS encoding glycosyltransferase produces the protein MKHWKQIPFFHAENENYNTTVAIIIPARNEAENILTLLKNIIQQSYNLAVVEIFVIDDDSEDATYQLVDQFKAAHQTINLHLYRLKELCTDEKIVAHKKTAIEKAIALSNAELIITTDADVAPSKNWIKTIVQFYNEKKMEAIAAPVLLCNEKNIGQQFQALDFCGMQIITAASLQAKMYNMANGANFAFTKKSFEAVNGYEGINYTASGDDMLLIYKIAKQFNGKVAYLKSLDAMVTTAVQPTLSSFLQQRFRWTSKSGDYQDKRITLILLTAFLFSVSIVINYIITIYFIVEMIFYSNKKSLNGLIFFYQVLFFVLLILFQWISKTVVDYLLLKKATSFFQKEKLMHRFVIMECLHIIYVFFVGFFGNILPYNWKGRKLK, from the coding sequence ATGAAACATTGGAAGCAAATTCCTTTCTTTCATGCTGAAAATGAAAACTACAATACTACAGTAGCGATAATTATTCCTGCAAGAAACGAAGCAGAAAATATTCTTACACTATTAAAAAATATCATACAACAAAGCTATAATTTAGCTGTAGTAGAAATTTTTGTTATTGATGATGATTCAGAAGATGCAACTTATCAACTAGTCGATCAATTTAAAGCAGCACATCAAACTATCAATTTACATTTATATCGATTGAAAGAACTTTGTACAGATGAAAAAATAGTAGCTCATAAAAAAACAGCTATAGAAAAAGCAATTGCATTAAGCAATGCCGAACTCATTATTACTACAGATGCCGATGTCGCTCCAAGTAAAAATTGGATAAAAACAATAGTGCAGTTTTATAATGAAAAGAAGATGGAAGCTATTGCTGCACCAGTGTTGTTGTGCAACGAAAAAAATATAGGACAGCAGTTTCAAGCATTAGATTTTTGTGGCATGCAAATCATTACAGCAGCTAGTTTACAAGCAAAAATGTACAATATGGCAAACGGTGCTAATTTTGCATTTACTAAAAAAAGTTTCGAGGCAGTGAATGGTTATGAAGGCATCAATTATACAGCTTCTGGCGATGATATGTTGCTTATTTATAAAATTGCAAAACAATTTAACGGAAAAGTTGCCTATTTAAAATCATTAGATGCAATGGTAACTACAGCAGTACAACCAACACTAAGTAGTTTTTTGCAACAACGCTTTCGGTGGACATCAAAATCGGGCGACTATCAAGATAAAAGAATTACGCTAATACTACTAACGGCTTTTTTATTTTCTGTAAGTATAGTGATTAATTATATAATTACTATTTATTTTATTGTTGAAATGATTTTTTATAGCAATAAAAAAAGTTTAAACGGATTAATATTTTTTTATCAAGTATTATTTTTTGTACTACTTATATTATTTCAATGGATATCTAAAACAGTAGTTGATTACTTGCTACTTAAAAAAGCAACATCATTCTTTCAGAAAGAAAAATTAATGCATCGTTTTGTTATAATGGAATGCCTACATATAATATATGTCTTTTTTGTTGGATTTTTTGGAAACATATTACCTTACAACTGGAAAGGAAGAAAATTAAAATAA
- a CDS encoding gliding motility-associated C-terminal domain-containing protein: MSNKIAYLNFKCLLIVILTIMVQQLNAQSFNLTAPIGNSNYQWYNASGAISGATSNTLTNVQAAGLYYAEYTPVGKMGCSKKTDLFILLSRTTSCGDTNMIINAGTVTTLSATYQWYKNGVLLSGETGSTLSVSAADTGLIYAKVAPLGCDTIETEHFIVKLLNLDTTTNYYALCYGDSIIVGSSVYKTGGTFTDVLTNINGCDSIINSIITLDLCLTDTLPTLPVCDTCTNTICLDTIFDITNGHWTLCDGTQEATSGLGAYSIDSSTGCVTYTSNGTIGKDTLCIIVCDTLGEVCDSVPVIIGIIPTTEEVTDSTTIGTTDSLCVQIEDGMSADDVSIVLCNGALDNITMPTTTINGSCVMVSYTGTDIGEDEFCVVICDTILGVCDTTTVVITVTATDTLPTLPVCDTCTNTICLDTIFDITNGHWTLCDGTQEATSGLGAYSIDSSTGCVTYTSNGTIGKDTLCIIVCDTLGEVCDSVPVIIGIIPTTEEVTDSTTIGTTDSLCVQIEDGMSADDVSIVLCNGALDNITMPTTTINGSCVMVSYTGTDIGEDEFCVVICDTILGVCDTTTVVITVTATDTLPTLPVCDTCTNTICLDTIFDITNGHWTLCDGTQEATSGLGAYSIDSSTGCVTYTSNGTIGKDTLCIIVCDTLGEVCDSVPVIIGIIPTTEEVTDSTTIGTTDSLCVQIEDGMSADDVSIVLCNGALDNITMPTTTINGSCVMVSYTGTDIGEDEFCVVVCDNTLGVCDTTTVVITVTATDTLPTLPVCDTCTNTICLDTIFDITNGHWTLCDGTQEATSGLGAYSIDSSTGCVTYTSNGTIGKDTLCIIVCDTLGEVCDTLVIEVPIIPSVEMIYDTLRVNSTNDICVVIEDGMSADDVSIVLCNGALDNITMPTTTINGNCVNVTYTGTDIGEDQFCVVVCDNTLGVCDTTSVLVNVIPLIDTIYDTVYNKDSIVICLDTICYDGVNNPIIQVAKIIDGAVIGIVYRDDWDFDTSSNCFIYYLDDEVGVDTIVFISCDTTVIIINKLPTTETIYDTGVISTLDTICVEIEPMMSNIVTEIVLCSHNNNSSNIYNVNDDGCVVIDRSDLGGFGLDTLCIIKKDTITGIIDTTILIVSNLPSVDTILDTTCYGCPVTVCLDTTQLSGTVTSITTCDGNANVEITGTDPCIVYTPEDGFTGNDTICITVCDDLGMCDTTIIIITVEEPKDTIREIIPINETDSICGEFILPTGTDITITACTGATAGVEDYISWYINEEGCLVYTAGDVKGTDTLCISACNEDGECFETTVIITVTGVPPVANNDTVVTDVNTPITITVLGNDEQTDSDPLQVCSPEGIITAPEHGSVVVNTDGTITYTPQVDYRGVDSFQYVICDPDGNDTAWVFIEIESCIIPNAISPNGDGINDTWYIPCIEESVDVVLCVYNRWGIEVYRNEAYSNLSGWDGEYKGAPLPDGTYYYVLKYLTREGEQVNKAGFIVIHR; this comes from the coding sequence ATGAGCAATAAAATAGCTTACTTAAATTTTAAATGCCTACTAATAGTAATACTTACTATTATGGTGCAGCAGTTAAATGCACAGTCATTTAATTTAACTGCACCCATAGGTAATAGTAATTACCAATGGTACAATGCAAGTGGAGCAATTAGTGGAGCAACTAGCAACACATTAACCAATGTACAAGCAGCTGGGCTGTATTATGCAGAGTATACGCCAGTAGGTAAAATGGGCTGTTCCAAAAAAACAGATCTCTTTATCTTGCTAAGTAGAACAACTTCTTGCGGAGATACAAATATGATTATCAATGCAGGAACTGTAACAACACTTTCGGCAACTTACCAATGGTATAAAAATGGTGTTCTTCTAAGTGGAGAAACTGGTAGTACACTTTCTGTAAGTGCAGCAGATACTGGCTTAATCTATGCTAAAGTAGCACCACTCGGTTGCGATACTATTGAAACAGAGCATTTTATTGTCAAACTTTTAAATTTAGATACAACAACAAACTACTATGCACTTTGTTACGGCGATAGTATTATCGTAGGGTCAAGTGTATATAAAACAGGGGGTACATTTACAGATGTACTAACAAATATAAATGGATGCGATAGCATCATCAATTCTATTATTACATTAGATTTATGCCTTACAGACACCTTGCCAACACTACCAGTATGTGATACCTGTACTAATACCATATGTTTAGATACGATTTTTGATATCACTAATGGTCACTGGACACTGTGCGATGGAACACAAGAAGCAACAAGTGGACTAGGTGCATACAGTATAGACAGCAGCACTGGTTGTGTAACATATACCTCAAACGGAACGATAGGCAAAGACACCCTATGTATCATAGTATGTGATACGCTAGGGGAAGTATGCGATAGCGTACCAGTAATAATAGGAATTATACCAACAACAGAAGAAGTGACAGACAGTACGACAATCGGTACGACCGACAGCTTATGTGTACAGATAGAAGACGGCATGTCCGCAGACGATGTATCAATAGTATTGTGCAACGGAGCACTAGACAACATCACGATGCCAACCACCACTATCAATGGTAGTTGTGTTATGGTAAGTTATACAGGCACAGACATAGGCGAAGATGAGTTCTGTGTAGTGATATGCGATACGATACTAGGGGTATGTGATACCACCACAGTAGTAATCACAGTAACAGCAACAGACACCTTGCCAACACTACCAGTATGTGATACCTGTACTAATACCATATGTTTAGATACGATTTTTGATATCACTAATGGTCACTGGACACTGTGCGATGGAACACAAGAAGCAACAAGTGGACTAGGTGCATACAGTATAGACAGCAGCACTGGTTGTGTAACATATACCTCAAACGGAACGATAGGCAAAGACACCCTATGTATCATAGTATGTGATACGCTAGGGGAAGTATGCGATAGCGTACCAGTAATAATAGGAATTATACCAACAACAGAAGAAGTGACAGACAGTACGACAATCGGTACGACCGACAGCTTATGTGTACAGATAGAAGACGGCATGTCCGCAGACGATGTATCAATAGTATTGTGCAACGGAGCACTAGACAACATCACGATGCCAACCACCACTATCAATGGTAGTTGTGTTATGGTAAGTTATACAGGCACAGACATAGGCGAAGATGAGTTCTGTGTAGTGATATGCGATACGATACTAGGGGTATGTGATACCACCACAGTAGTAATCACAGTAACAGCAACAGACACCTTGCCAACACTACCAGTATGTGATACCTGTACTAATACCATATGTTTAGATACGATTTTTGATATCACTAATGGTCACTGGACACTGTGCGATGGAACACAAGAAGCAACAAGTGGACTAGGTGCATACAGTATAGACAGCAGCACTGGTTGTGTAACATATACCTCAAACGGAACGATAGGCAAAGACACCCTATGTATCATAGTATGTGATACGCTAGGGGAAGTATGCGATAGCGTACCAGTAATAATAGGAATTATACCAACAACAGAAGAAGTGACAGACAGTACGACAATCGGTACGACCGACAGCTTATGTGTACAGATAGAAGACGGCATGTCCGCAGACGATGTATCAATAGTATTGTGCAACGGAGCACTAGACAACATCACGATGCCAACCACCACTATCAATGGTAGTTGTGTTATGGTAAGTTATACAGGCACAGACATAGGCGAAGATGAGTTCTGTGTAGTGGTTTGTGACAATACACTAGGTGTATGTGATACCACCACAGTAGTAATCACAGTAACAGCAACAGACACCTTGCCAACACTACCAGTATGTGATACCTGTACTAATACCATATGTTTAGATACGATTTTTGATATCACTAATGGTCACTGGACACTGTGCGATGGAACACAAGAAGCAACAAGTGGACTAGGTGCATACAGTATAGACAGCAGCACTGGTTGTGTAACATATACCTCAAACGGAACGATAGGCAAAGACACCCTATGTATCATAGTATGTGATACGCTAGGGGAAGTATGCGACACATTGGTAATAGAAGTGCCAATTATTCCATCTGTAGAAATGATATATGATACATTAAGAGTGAATTCAACTAATGACATTTGTGTAGTAATCGAAGACGGCATGTCCGCAGACGATGTATCAATAGTATTGTGCAACGGAGCACTAGACAACATCACGATGCCAACCACCACTATCAATGGTAACTGTGTAAATGTGACATATACAGGAACAGATATAGGAGAAGATCAGTTCTGTGTAGTGGTTTGTGACAATACACTAGGTGTATGTGATACGACTAGTGTATTAGTAAATGTAATTCCTCTTATTGATACAATTTATGATACAGTGTATAATAAAGATTCTATAGTTATTTGTTTAGATACAATCTGCTATGATGGCGTAAATAATCCAATAATTCAAGTAGCTAAGATAATAGATGGTGCAGTTATTGGTATAGTTTATAGAGATGATTGGGATTTTGATACTTCTTCAAATTGTTTTATTTATTATTTAGATGATGAGGTGGGAGTAGATACTATAGTCTTTATCAGTTGTGATACTACAGTCATTATCATTAATAAGCTACCAACCACGGAGACGATATATGATACAGGTGTGATATCAACACTAGATACGATATGTGTTGAGATAGAGCCAATGATGAGTAATATTGTAACGGAAATAGTGTTGTGTAGTCATAATAATAATAGTAGCAATATCTATAATGTAAATGATGACGGTTGTGTTGTAATAGATAGGAGTGATTTAGGAGGGTTTGGATTAGATACATTATGTATCATAAAGAAAGATACTATTACAGGTATAATAGATACTACAATATTAATTGTCAGTAATCTGCCTTCAGTAGACACTATCCTTGACACGACCTGTTATGGATGTCCGGTAACAGTATGTTTAGATACTACACAGTTATCAGGCACGGTAACGAGTATTACTACATGCGATGGTAATGCAAATGTAGAGATAACAGGTACAGATCCATGTATAGTATATACACCAGAGGATGGCTTTACAGGCAACGATACGATATGTATTACAGTATGCGATGACTTAGGCATGTGCGATACAACTATCATCATTATTACAGTAGAAGAACCAAAAGATACTATAAGAGAGATAATACCAATCAACGAGACAGACAGTATCTGTGGTGAATTCATACTACCAACGGGAACTGATATAACGATAACAGCATGCACAGGAGCGACAGCAGGCGTAGAAGACTATATTAGTTGGTACATTAATGAGGAAGGTTGCTTGGTTTACACGGCAGGTGATGTTAAGGGAACAGATACACTATGTATAAGTGCATGTAATGAGGACGGCGAATGCTTCGAGACTACGGTTATCATCACGGTAACAGGCGTGCCACCAGTAGCAAATAATGATACAGTGGTAACCGATGTAAACACACCAATTACAATAACGGTACTAGGTAATGACGAACAAACCGATAGTGATCCACTACAAGTATGTAGTCCAGAAGGTATCATTACAGCACCAGAGCATGGAAGTGTGGTAGTGAATACAGACGGCACGATAACCTATACACCACAGGTAGACTACAGAGGAGTAGACAGCTTCCAGTATGTAATCTGCGATCCAGATGGTAACGATACAGCATGGGTATTTATAGAGATAGAAAGCTGTATCATACCAAATGCGATCTCACCAAACGGAGATGGTATCAACGATACTTGGTACATACCATGTATAGAAGAGTCAGTAGATGTAGTGTTATGCGTTTACAACCGATGGGGCATAGAGGTGTATAGAAACGAGGCATATAGCAACTTGTCTGGCTGGGATGGCGAGTACAAAGGAGCACCACTACCAGATGGTACTTACTACTATGTGTTGAAATACTTAACCAGAGAAGGAGAGCAGGTGAACAAAGCAGGATTTATAGTCATTCACAGGTAA
- a CDS encoding GIY-YIG nuclease family protein: MTKGGYIYILSNQHNTTLYIGVTSNLVNRIYEHKTKKYNNSFSAKYNLNKIIYYEFFTSIEEAINREQYLKGKKRIYKEQLINSINPQWKDLWHNIQDCI; encoded by the coding sequence ATGACAAAAGGAGGATATATCTACATACTCAGCAATCAACATAACACAACATTGTACATCGGAGTTACCTCCAATTTAGTAAACAGAATTTACGAACACAAAACAAAAAAGTACAACAACAGTTTTTCAGCAAAGTACAATCTAAACAAAATTATATACTATGAGTTTTTTACATCTATAGAAGAAGCTATTAATAGAGAACAATATTTAAAAGGTAAGAAAAGAATTTATAAAGAACAGTTGATTAACTCAATAAACCCACAATGGAAAGATTTATGGCATAACATCCAAGACTGCATTTAA